From one Astatotilapia calliptera chromosome 10, fAstCal1.2, whole genome shotgun sequence genomic stretch:
- the vps51 gene encoding vacuolar protein sorting-associated protein 51 homolog, whose product MDEGSVPVAEDPGRRRRVHGMLKIYYGLNEEGKAPEQPESLDPCDINGPHFDPELYLNKLRRECSLTELMDQETCMVRQIRSLDSDMQTLVYENYNKFISATDTIRKMKNDFKKMEDEMDCLSANMAAITEFSARISGTLQDQHAQITKLSGVHTLLRKLQFLFELPARLNKCLELQAYAQAVNTHRRARCVLQQYSHLPSFKGIQDDCHAIMDKLAQELRQKFRDGGSSAKDLSECVELLLQLDEPAEELCDKFLSHARSRLESDLQGLEAEIRPYPSTATKDASAHGLSSATAPGSPTDGSPKNSSLPSPASNTDILEFIDRGCNEFVSSLCLVITSYQELFINHAQKGELASKNIPQMANGKLHAFVDDLAARYFMLVERRIQEEKGVGDNSLLVRALDRFHRRLQAVAKLLPGSAVPNKGTEIVIRAATERVKQYLSALQSFYMDSLTDVRQALATPRLSVAGTSVAGPASGRDAPTSLPELLSSLSASILNQIKSVLASVHLFTAKDITFSNKPYFKGEFCSQGVRESLVVSFIKFVCQSSRQFCETAGDKGGSTPPALLLLLSRLCLEYETSTISYILTLTDEQFLVQHHSPVTPVTTLCAEAREAAQKLLNHYVKVQGLIISQMLRKSVETRDWVNTIEPRNVRAVMKRVVEDTTSIDVQVGLLYEEGVRKAHSSDSSKRTFSVYSSSRQQARYAASYTPSAPMDTNLLSNIHKLFSERIDIFSSVEFNKVSVMTGIIKISLKTFLECVRLRTFGRYGLQQIQVDCHYLQMYLWRFVSDENLVHFLLDEIVGSAAHRCLDPAPMEQSVIEVICERG is encoded by the exons ATGGACGAGGGCTCGGTGCCGGTGGCTGAAGACCCGGGAAGGAGGCGGAGGGTGCACGGCATGTTGAAGATCTACTACGGGCTGAATGAGGAAGGAAAGGCCCCGGAGCAGCCGGAGTCCCTGGATCCCTGCGACATCAATGGGCCTCATTTCGACCCGGAGCTCTATCTCAACAAG CTCAGGAGGGAGTGCTCTCTCACGGAGCTGATGGACCAGGAGACCTGTATGGTCAGGCAGATCCGCTCTTTGGACAGCGACATGCAAACCCTGGTGTATGAAAACTACAACAAGTTTATATCTGCTACAG ACACCATAAGAAAGATGAAGAATGACTTCAAGAAAATGGAAGATGAAATGGATTGTCTGTCTGCTAACATGGCTGCGATCACAGAGTTCAGCGCTCGGATCAGCGGCACTCTTCAAGACCAGCACGCGCAGATAACCAAACTCTCTG GTGTTCACACTCTGTTGAGGAAGCTGCAGTTTCTGTTTGAACTCCCCGCaagattgaataaatgtttggaGCTGCAGGCCTACGCTCAGGCGGTGAACACCCACCGCCGTGCCCGCTGCGTACTGCAGCAGTACAGCCACCTGCCCTCCTTCAAGGGAATTCAGGATGACTGTCACGCCATCATGGACAAGCTGGCCCAGGAGCTTCGACAGAAGTTCAG GGATGGTGGGTCAAGTGCCAAAGATTTATCAGAGTGTGTGGAGCTTCTGTTGCAGTTGGATGAGCCTGCAGAAGAGCTCTGTGATAAATTCCTGAGCCACGCGCGGTCTCGCCTTGAGTCAGATCTTCAGGGCCTGGAAGCAGAGATAAGGCCGTACCCGTCCACAGCCACAAAAGATGCTTCCGCGCACGGGTTGTCGTCTGCAACAGCCCCCGGATCGCCGACCGACGGCTCCCCCAAAAACAGCTCTCTGCCTTCCCCCGCATCAAATACTGACATCCTGGAATTCATTGACAGAGGCTGCAATGAGTTTGTGAGCAGCTTATGCTTGGTAATCACTTCCTATCAAGAACTGTTTATCAACCATGCTCAAAAGGGCGAGCTGGCATCCAAAAATATTCCTCAGATGGCAAATGGCAAGCTGCATGCCTTTGTGGATGATTTGGCTGCTCGATATTTCATGCTTGTCGAGCGGAGAATACAAGAGGAGAAAGGGGTTGGGGATAACTCCCTACTTGTACGTGCGCTGGACCGCTTCCACCGCAGACTCCAGGCTGTGGCCAAACTTCTGCCTGGCTCAGCTGTGCCAAACAAGGGGACGGAGATTGTGATACGGGCGGCGACGGAGCGAGTCAAGCAGTACCTTTCCGCTCTGCAGAGCTTCTACATGGACAGCTTGACAGACGTGAGGCAGGCTCTGGCAACTCCTCGTCTCTCTGTGGCTGGCACTTCTGTGGCTGGGCCAGCCTCTGGCAGAGACGCTCCAACCAGCCTACCAGAGCTGCTCTCCTCCCTGTCAGCCTCAATTCTCAATCAGATTAAGTCGGTGCTGGCATCAGTGCATCTCTTTACAGCTAAGGACATCACATTCTCTAACAAGCCGTACTTCAAG GGTGAATTCTGCAGCCAGGGTGTACGTGAGAGCCTGGTGGTGAGCTTTATCAAGTTTGTATGCCAGTCTTCTCGGCAGTTTTGTGAGACCGCCGGAGACAAAGGAGGTTCAACTCCCCCAGCCCTTCTGTTGCTGCTGTCTCGTCTTTGCTTGGAGTACGAAACCTCAACCATCTCCTACATACTTACTCTCACAGATGAACAGTTCCTTGTACAG CACCACAGTCCCGTAACACCTGTTACAACTTTATGTGCAGAAGCCAGGGAGGCAGCACAGAAACTACTCAACCATTATGTCAAG gTTCAGGGTCTGATTATTTCCCAAATGTTAAGAAAAAGCGTTGAAACCAGAGACTGGGTTAACACTATTGAGCCAAGAAATGTCCGCGCTGTCATGAAGAGAGTAGTAGAGGACACCACATCCATTGATGTGCAG GTTGGTCTCTTGTATGAAGAGGGCGTGAGGAAAGCGCACAGCAGCGACTCCAGCAAAAGGACTTTCTCTGTCTACAGCAGCTCCAGGCAGCAAGCCCGCTATGCTGCCAGCTACACCCCAAG TGCTCCCATGGATACCAATCTGCTGAGCAACATACACAAGCTGTTCTCTGAAAGGATCGACATCTTTAGCTCAGTGGAGTTCAACAAG GTGTCCGTGATGACGGGAATTATCAAAATCAGCTTAAAAACATTCCTGGAGTGTGTCCGCCTGCGCACTTTTGGCCGATACGGGCTGCAGCAGATCCAGGTGGACTGCCACTACCTGCAGATGTACTTGTGGCGCTTTGTTTCCGACGAGAATCTCGTGCACTTCCTGCTAGATGAGATCGTTGGAAGCGCCGCCCACCGCTGCCTGGATCCTGCACCAATGGAGCAGAGTGTTATCGAAGTTATCTGTGAAAGAGGCTAA
- the frmd8 gene encoding FERM domain-containing protein 8, whose translation MEGDECSFPPDSSDDHSLRGSVASSATLSRAQDVLIYLFGDSAVHLTLEGLGTVTVQELGRNVREALHTPESVQDVFAFWLCSPLLELQLKTRHQPYKLCRQWHDLLYRFTEASEEDISQDEPCLQYRRSVFYPKSKELQIQEEGVLRLLYEEARSNILTGRYPCDPEHWTSLGALSIALDEGTSLDSQQFTTTIREKKLSSYLPAHVTMGSGGLFSTLRGKSSRQVGLEQNLFKEYSKICTSAGSSPEPTQLLHQYLNTCHTLPYYGCAFFFGEIDKPAQGILQRGKRKAVNIGICLEGVYVMDVKEKHVLLGLRFSELSWDHSYPEEEGDSHILWLEFDGDEDGTPVNKLLKIYSKQAELMSGFIEFCVELKSASEGAAAAEMDGEVSLSQQPGGQEERSKNGRGGRRGMLHRQGSVVCSRVQSLNTISYVDDGKEIKRLKPKRAASFFARQASAVSYSAVQTESLEQG comes from the exons ATGGAAGGAGATGAGTGCAGTTTTCCTCCAGATTCATCAGATGATCACTCGCTAAGAGGAAGTGTGGCTTCCTCTGCAACACTATCTCGTG CTCAAGATGTGCTTATATACTTGTTTGGTGACAGTGCAGTACACTTAACTCTAGAAGGGCTCGGCACTGTCACCGTGCAAGAGCTGGGCCGCAACGTTCGTGAAGCTCTCCATACTCCTGAGTCTGTACAGGATGTTTTTGCCTTCTGGCTTTGCTCTCCACTGCTCG AACTGCAGTTAAAGACGAGGCATCAACCGTACAAGTTGTGTCGGCAGTGGCACGACTTGCTGTATCGCTTCACCGAGGCTTCAGAGGAAGACATTTCACAAG ATGAACCATGTCTCCAGTACAGGCGCAGTGTGTTTTATCCGAAATCTAAAGAGCTGCAG ATACAAGAGGAGGGAGTGTTGCGACTTCTTTATGAGGAAGCCAGGAGCAACATCCTCACCGGTCGATACCCCTGCGACCCTGAGCATTGGACTAGTCTTGGAGCTTTGTCTATTGCTCTCGATGAGGGAACTAGTCTGGACAGCCAACAGTTTACTACAACTATAAG GGAGAAGAAGCTGTCTTCTTATCTGCCTGCACATGTCACCATGGGGAGTGGAGGCTTGTTCTCTACTTTGCGAGGGAAGTCAAGCCGTCAGGTCGGGCTGGAGCAGAACCTTTTTAAGGAGTACAGTAAGATCTGCACATCTGCTGGAAGCTCTCCCGAGCCCACGCAGCTCCTACACCAGTACCTCAACACTTGTCACACGCTGCCTTATTATGG gTGCGCTTTCTTCTTTGGGGAGATTGACAAACCAGCGCAGGGGATCCTGCAAAGGGGAAAACGTAAAGCTGTCAACATCGGGATCTGCCTGGAAGGTGTTTATGTGATGGATGTCAAAGAGAAG CACGTGCTGCTTGGCCTGCGCTTTAGTGAGCTCTCCTGGGACCACAGCTACCCCGAGGAGGAGGGGGATTCACACATCCTGTGGCTGGAGTTTGACGGAGATGAAGACGGCACTCCTGTCAACAAGTTGTTAAAGATCTACTCAAAACAG GCGGAGCTCATGAGCGGCTTCATCGAGTTCTGCGTGGAGCTTAAGTCTGCGTCCGAGGGGGCAGCTGCAGCCGAGATGGACGGCGAGGTGAGTTTGTCACAGCAGCCCGGCGGACAGGAAGAAAGGAGCAAGAATGGGCGCGGCGGAAGGCGCGGGATGCTGCACAGGCAAGGCAGCGTTGTGTGCAGCCGAGTCCAATCGCTCAACACCATCAGCTACGTCGATGACG gaaaAGAAATCAAACGCTTGAAGCCCAAGAGAGCTGCGTCTTTCTTCGCCCGACAGGCGTCTGCAGTGTCGTACTCTGCAGTGCAAACAGAGAGTCTGGAGCAGGGTTAA